One region of Niallia sp. Man26 genomic DNA includes:
- the scpB gene encoding SMC-Scp complex subunit ScpB: protein MMVTNWKGIIESLLFAAGDEGLTLKQLAHVLNVEQFEAEQVTRELMEDYRKDENRGISIVEIAGTFQLATKKEHSVYLKKLVESPHASTLSQAALETLAIIAYRQPITRAEIEEIRGVKTERPLHTLSAKALIKEVGRAEGAGRAILYGTTKEFLDHFGLKDLKELPELAEKEEDYKQEEADLFFESFQQLDD, encoded by the coding sequence TTGATGGTTACAAATTGGAAAGGTATTATTGAAAGTTTATTATTCGCAGCTGGAGATGAAGGCTTGACACTTAAGCAGCTGGCCCATGTCCTGAATGTGGAGCAATTCGAGGCGGAGCAGGTAACAAGAGAGCTGATGGAGGATTATCGTAAAGATGAAAATAGAGGTATTTCCATTGTGGAAATAGCCGGGACCTTTCAGCTTGCCACGAAAAAAGAGCATTCAGTCTATTTAAAAAAGCTTGTTGAATCCCCGCATGCTTCTACATTATCACAGGCTGCACTTGAAACCCTTGCCATTATTGCTTACAGGCAGCCGATTACAAGAGCAGAAATTGAAGAAATCCGCGGTGTGAAAACAGAAAGGCCCCTTCATACCCTTTCTGCAAAAGCGCTAATAAAAGAGGTCGGCAGAGCAGAAGGTGCAGGCAGGGCAATCTTATACGGAACGACAAAGGAATTTTTAGATCATTTTGGTTTAAAGGACTTAAAGGAACTTCCTGAATTAGCAGAAAAAGAGGAAGATTATAAGCAGGAAGAGGCAGATTTGTTCTTCGAATCATTCCAGCAATTGGATGACTAA
- a CDS encoding segregation/condensation protein A, translating into MQYNVKIDSFEGPLDLLLHLINKLEIDIYDINVAEITEQYLEYIHAMSELQLDIASEFLVMAATLLAIKSKMLLPKYDEELLDDDLMYEPEEDSREDLIERLVEYRKFKEAADDLKEMEQERGLIFTKPPSDLSDFTQDADQNAKSDLDVSLYDMLAAFQKLMRRKKLQAPLSTKITRQEIPIESRMEEILVFIKSRRRTHFEELFPVHDKTHIVVTFLALLELMKRQALFVEQEHNFADIFVVGKEEERF; encoded by the coding sequence ATGCAATATAATGTGAAGATTGACAGTTTTGAAGGTCCTTTGGACTTGCTGCTGCATTTAATAAATAAATTAGAAATTGATATATATGATATAAATGTCGCGGAAATAACGGAACAATACTTAGAATATATCCATGCAATGTCAGAGCTGCAGCTTGATATTGCAAGTGAATTTTTAGTGATGGCAGCGACACTTCTCGCAATTAAAAGCAAGATGCTGCTTCCTAAATACGATGAAGAGCTTCTTGATGATGACCTTATGTATGAGCCGGAAGAAGATTCAAGAGAAGACTTAATCGAAAGACTGGTAGAATATCGTAAATTTAAAGAAGCAGCGGATGATCTTAAGGAGATGGAGCAGGAGAGAGGGTTGATTTTCACGAAGCCTCCGAGCGATTTATCTGACTTTACCCAAGATGCAGATCAAAATGCTAAAAGCGATTTGGACGTGTCTTTATACGATATGCTGGCTGCGTTCCAAAAGCTGATGCGCAGGAAAAAGCTGCAGGCGCCCCTATCGACAAAAATAACAAGACAGGAAATTCCAATCGAGAGCAGGATGGAGGAAATTCTTGTTTTCATTAAAAGCAGAAGAAGAACTCATTTTGAAGAGCTTTTTCCTGTCCATGATAAAACCCATATAGTTGTGACCTTTCTTGCTCTGTTGGAGCTAATGAAGCGCCAGGCGTTATTTGTGGAACAAGAGCATAACTTTGCAGATATATTTGTGGTTGGAAAGGAAGAGGAAAGATTTTGA